A part of Timaviella obliquedivisa GSE-PSE-MK23-08B genomic DNA contains:
- a CDS encoding trypsin-like peptidase domain-containing protein, whose protein sequence is MTNISTRKFLFQRPITYLSLVLLGAGGAFGGSRLLASTAQAEQKSVTQSLVSQVPAASSGNLNNSGGSGRLLSAVNPNFIAEAAQKVGPAVVRIDSKRQVVSRGVPDEFSNDPTLRRFFGNRNPQRPFSRVEEGTGSGFIVDASGLILTNAHVVDGADQVSVLLKDGRRLEGRVLGADPVTDVAVVKVEASNLPAVSLGNSELLQPGEWAIAIGNPLGLDNTVTAGIISATGRSSADIGVGDRRVGFIQTDAAINPGNSGGPLLNEKGEVVGMNTAIISGAQGLGFAVPVNTAKRISDLLIANGKVDHPYLGIQMATITPDLKQRLSDDPNSPISVQEDKGIVVLKVVPDSPAAKAGLKAGDVITKIGGQDAASAEVIQQKVEESKVGGDLAIELRRQGQTLDLSIQPGILPAQ, encoded by the coding sequence ATGACTAACATAAGTACTCGTAAGTTTCTGTTCCAACGTCCTATTACTTATCTATCTTTAGTTTTGCTAGGAGCAGGAGGCGCTTTTGGAGGCAGCCGTTTATTAGCTTCTACAGCGCAAGCTGAGCAAAAGTCTGTGACTCAGTCATTAGTTAGTCAAGTGCCTGCTGCAAGCTCAGGCAATCTAAATAACTCAGGTGGATCGGGACGGCTCCTGAGTGCAGTAAATCCAAATTTTATCGCAGAGGCGGCTCAGAAGGTGGGTCCGGCAGTTGTGCGAATTGACTCGAAGCGCCAAGTGGTCAGTCGAGGTGTACCAGACGAATTTTCTAATGACCCGACGTTGCGGCGTTTCTTTGGAAATCGAAATCCCCAGCGACCCTTCTCTAGAGTTGAAGAAGGGACTGGCTCTGGGTTCATTGTCGATGCGAGTGGTCTGATTTTAACTAATGCCCATGTTGTTGATGGGGCGGATCAGGTGAGCGTACTTTTGAAAGATGGTCGCAGGCTGGAGGGTAGAGTTTTAGGTGCAGATCCAGTAACTGATGTTGCAGTAGTGAAGGTTGAAGCCAGTAACCTGCCCGCAGTGAGCTTAGGCAATTCAGAATTGCTTCAGCCAGGAGAATGGGCGATCGCCATTGGAAACCCCTTGGGATTGGACAACACCGTCACAGCAGGAATCATTAGTGCAACAGGTCGATCAAGTGCTGATATTGGCGTGGGCGATCGGCGGGTAGGCTTTATTCAAACTGATGCAGCCATCAATCCAGGGAACTCTGGAGGTCCACTCCTCAATGAAAAAGGGGAAGTAGTAGGCATGAATACGGCAATCATCAGCGGCGCACAGGGCTTAGGTTTTGCAGTTCCTGTTAACACTGCCAAACGAATTTCTGACCTATTAATTGCCAATGGAAAGGTGGATCATCCTTATTTAGGGATTCAGATGGCAACCATTACCCCCGACTTAAAGCAGAGGTTGAGCGATGATCCTAATAGTCCAATCAGCGTTCAGGAAGACAAAGGAATTGTTGTCCTCAAAGTCGTTCCAGATTCTCCAGCCGCAAAAGCAGGGTTAAAGGCAGGGGATGTGATCACGAAAATTGGAGGACAGGATGCAGCTAGTGCTGAGGTGATCCAGCAGAAGGTTGAAGAGAGTAAAGTCGGAGGGGATTTGGCGATCGAGCTACGTCGTCAAG